The sequence ATAACCAATAATTATAAAAATGAAACAGAAACAAGAAATTGCGCCCTTGTTGCAACACACACTTGACGTAGGGCGTTGTTGTGCTACTGCAAAGTCGTGGGGCAGCAGTGATCTCTTTGGGAAAGTATTCCAATTTTACAGTTTAACCTGTGTGGCCGCTAAGACGATGGACGAGGTTGAACATGAGATGCATGGTACCATGCTAAATCTTTATCCGATGGATTATAGTTTGCTATCGGTTGAGGTAAAAGGTATGCTTTCTATGTGGGATCAAGTAATGAGCATTTCGCCTATTCTGAAACATCGTGATTATCTGAAGTATCCGCCTGTTGAGTTGGATGATATTCAATCTGTGCGAGATAAGTACAAGGGGGTAGAACAGCTGGTTGATGGAGGCATGATAAGCGGGCTGTTTATCGATTTATGTGATTATGTGTACAAGATGTACGACATTATCCGCCTTGGCCTGAACACTATTTTTGAAAAGTTGTGTAATTTGGCTCGTGATGTTAAGATGCTTGAGGAAAACAGTGAGCTACGTGTTAAGCGCTGGTTGTGTATGGAGCGTACATACAAAGAGGTAAGCTGGGAGAACGACAGAGAGAAGTTCTTGCGAGCGATTAATCACTACGTTGCAATGCACGGAAACACAAAGCAGACGTTAGAAAACTTTTTGCATTATGTTGATGTTATAGCTGTGAACCGCCAACCTAAATTGCTTGGATTGCTTAATGAGCACTATCTAAATGGTGATAACTACGTGATGTTTGTTTTTGCAAATCGTGACCAGTTTACTAACGATGACATTATACGTCACATGACCTTTCGTAACTGTCGTAAACTGCTGTTGCAGCAGATAGAACACTTTGATTTGCAGCAGCCTGTGCCTGGCGCTTATGGCGATTTGTTTACGTGCCGTGCGGCTCAGGAACTTACCGAGCTGCTTGTGCCAACAATAGCTACTTATGTGGATTTTAAGCATGGCTACCAGTATGCGGCTTGGGCGATGGCCATGATGGATATGAAACTGATTCATGCCGATAAGCGTAACAGCGTTCAGATTATGCATTTTGTAAATAAGCATTTTGGCGAGCAGATTGATTCGGCAACCACGCTTTCCCGATGGACGGGCAAACTATTTGGCGCTCGTTTTGGTACGCTTGATATATGCAATTTGGAAAAATCTGGATATACTATCGAAGAATTTAATAAAATGCAAGATTTCTATTGGCATTCGCTCAGCATTATAAATAAGGTGCTGGGGCGTAATCTCCAAACCGAAAACTTTGCTGCCTATCTCTATAAGGAACATAGTAATGTACCCGACTTAAAGAACTATATTGATAACGGAAATGAGCAGTTTCTTGATCGACTAGAAACCTTGAAGCAGGCTTTGAATGGCATGCAACCGTAACATATAGCAAGATACCCCTTTTGCAGCCTTGATAGCAAAAATGGTTATTGGCGGCTGCAAAAAGGGGTGTTTGCTAAAGCTTTGTTAACTTTGAACTGATTCCTACAATTGTTTTTGCAGTTGTTGAGTGATTGTGTAGTTTGTTGGCTGCAGGAAACAAACCTCCTTTTTATTATGAATTAATTTTGCAATCGCATTCAAAAAGCAAAATTAATTTTTTAAGCGTATGAAGTATAAAGTAATTATTAATGAGTTAAAGGAAACAGCCGATCCAAACGTGTTGGCATTCCTAAAAGATGTAGAGAACAAGAAACGGTTGAGTTGCAAAGATCGTCAGTACTACCTGACTCGTTTGCACGAACCAGGTGTTGACGAAATTATTGTGAATGATCACATCCCGGCGATTATCCGTGTGGCTTATTCGTACAGCCAGAAAACCAAGAAACTTACTTTTCTTGATTTGGTAGGCGAGGGTGTAGTGGGTGTTTACAAGTTTATCGAAAGGTATAAACATCGTAAAGGTGCCAACGACCGCCTGCTCCGTCGGTATGTCATCCAAGCCATTCAGCGTGTTATCTGTAAACAGGAGTGCCCGTTGGCCTTCTGTAGTTTCGACGAGGAAGATCCACAGCTTTATAAAGATGCTGCATCCGACTGGGCATTAGCTTCACGACAGAATCTGAAGGTGAAGGATGTAACGGCTAACGAGCGAAATGCCTACGGTGTAAGGGTGAAAAGATGCTGTGCCAGTTGCATGTTTAAGGATATGACGAGGGCTACAGCCACGCGCTACTGTACGAAAAAAGAGCATAAGGTGAATCCTCGCGATGTGTGCGACTTGTGGAAGATGGACGAACTGTTTGCGAATTTAATTCCCGGTGCTAAAACCGATAATAATAACTATTAATTTTATTTACATTATGAAAACAATTATTTTGAGGGTGAAAAAGTGCGGAGTAATGACTACCGTGCAGAGTGAGAAATCGGAAAACGGCATGCTTAACAAGCGCACGTTGGTGCTTCAGGAGCTTGGTGGTAAGTACGAGAATAGCTATGTGGTAACCACACTTGGTAACCTGGCTACTATCGAGTTTGCCGAGGGCGAACTGGTGATAGCTAATCTGCGATTCCAGACTCGTGAGTATAACGGACAGGCGTTTATGGATGTAATTGCAAACGAAATTTGCAAGATTAAAGATTAAACATTAAACATTAAACATTAAGATTAATGAAGGACAGAGTAAACAGAACAATTTCGATTAATGGTATGCTGGTAATCAGCAAAACCGAGAGTGGTCAGGAGTACGTACAGTTTTTGCCAAACAATCCTGTGGTAGGGCAGGTTGAGCCTTTCTCGGGTTTGGCGCGCGCCCAGCTGTTAAGTAACGGTATATTTGATAGTATGCGAAAAAAGACGCGACATCGAGGTAAACCTGTATTCAAGGGTATGTGGTCGAGCCTTTCGTTTGCAGCCGACGGCTATGATTATATCATCTTCAAGGTGCCTAACAGTATGCGCTATATGCTGCATAAGATATTGCAAAGAGACGTGAATAAAATCATCTCTTACCTGAAAAAGGAAGGATGGAGTAAGTGATTTATCATGTTACTTATAACGCGAAGAGGCAGAAAATTGCCTCTCGCGTTAATAACCGAGAGGAGTTCCTTGCCATCCGCAATAGTGCCGAAAACCTTGAAAACCTCGCAAAGGCGCGTGCAGGCGACGAAAAAGCCAAGGCAAAATTGGCGCAGTTTGCCTACAATTTAGGTCATGCAGAGGGCCCGTTGGCGGGCTGCAAGAGCATCGGTAGCTACTTTTTCCATGATATCGACTGCTACAATCAGGACGAATCACAGAAAATGGCTCAGCAAATACTCGCAAAAAAGGATGAGATAGGGCTAAAGATGCTGGAGATGAGTGCCAGTGGCGGCTACCATCTGGTTTGCAGTCGTCAGTTAGGTACCACCATCCTCGAAAATCAGGTGCGTATAGCCAGTATTCTGCAGTTGGAGATGGATACCAATACCCATGATTTGCAGCGCGTTTCGTACAGTTCGAGTGGTTCGCCTGATGATCTGATCTATCTGGATGACGAACTGTTTGACGAACCGATGAGCATCCAGGAATGCGAGGCCGAATACACTCAACTAAAAGAACGTGAGCGTCAAGGGCTCGAAGATGTTCCTCCATCAGCTAAGAAGGCTCGCAAACATTACAAACCTTGGCTGGAGGTTTTAGCAACGCATAAAGAAAAAATCCTAAAGTCCTGTGGTCCGTTGCAAAATAAACCCATCGACGACCGCATTAGGTTTATTGCCGATGGCGTGATGAAGGAGAAAGGACTCGAACATTCCGATTTCCTGGATGCAGGTGGCCGACACACTACGGTAAAGGTGTTTTTGAGTGGTGCCACACAGCTGCTTACTAAGGCAGAAACCAACGGAGTACTGGCTGTGCTGATGCCCGAACATTGGAACGACGATAACATTCAGCAACTGGTAACTGATTTCTACGCTAAGTACACCAATCCTAACCAGAAACTGCTGAAGTTCCAGGAGCAGCTGTTTGCGCAGAGTTTACGACTGCGCCACATGGAATGCCCCCAGCCAACACAAGATGTAGATCCCGATGCACCCAGTTCCGAACTCTCTCGGATATTTGCCAGCAGTCAGCCTCCACAGCTGCCCTCGGTGCTGCCCAAACTGGTAAAGGCAGTAACCTGCAACACGCCGCAAAAGTACAAAGCCACGGTGGCACAGGCCATGTTTCCACCTCTGATGTCATATCCTCGAAAGCTAAGCTTTGTGTATATCGATAATCAGGTTCGTGAACTTCGCGCCAACTGTCTGATAGTAGCCGGTACGGGTTCGGGTAAAGACTCGAGTACCAAGCAGCCGCTCGCTCATATCATTGCCGATATGAAGCAGCGTGATGAGGAGAATCGCCGTCGTCTGAAGGAGTTTAACGACGAGTATAACTCGAAGGCCGCCAACAAGCAGAAACCGCAACGTCCCGACGATCTGATTATTCAAACCATCAAGAGCGATATTACCAAAGCAGCCTTGGTGCAGCGTATGGACGAGGCGCAAGGTGCACCGCTCTATGTGCGAATAAACGAGTTGGAGCAGTGGGATAAGATTGAGGGCGCTACTGGTCGCGGCAACCAGTTTACCACCCTGAAGCTGTGCGACGATGAAGGTAACGATTATGGAACCGATCGCGCTGGTACTCAGAGTGTAACAGTGTCGGGTAGTTTGCATCTTAACTGGAATGCCAATACCACCATCGCCAAGGCCATCAAGTATTTCCGCTATGTGCTTACCGATGGTCCTATCTCTCGCCTTTGCCTGGGTACTATCCCTGAGGATGAGATTGGAGCCGAAATAGAGGTGTTTGGCACTTACGACGAGAATTACGACTCAACCCTGAAGCCTTTTATCGAGAACCTAAAAAAGAGTACGGGTGTTATCGATTGCAAGGAGGCCAAACGGTTGGCTCATAAGCTCAAGGACGATTGTGCCGATTTTGCCCGTCTGTCGCAGGATCGTGTTTTCGACAACCTCTCGCACCGTGCCCTGGTGATTGCCTTTCGTAAGGCTTGTCTGCTCTATGCCGCTAATGGTATGAAGTGGGAAAGGAGCATCGAGTCGTTCTGTCGCTGGAGTCTGTTCTACGACCTCTACATTAAGATGGCCATCTTTGGCGACCTGATACGCCATGCCGATGATGATATGCCAACATCAAAGCGCGGCCCTCGTAGTTTGCTTGATTTGTTGCCCAGTACGTTTACCATCGATGATGCCAAGCAGGTTCGAATAAAACTTGGTATGGACACCGATAAAACAGGCAATATGGTCAGCACCTGGAAAAAGCGTCATTATGTGGTACAGATGGCAGATGGCAGTTTTAAAAAAGCGTCAAGTACATTAAAACATTAAACATTAAAGATTAAACATTAAACATTAAACATTATGACTACAACACCTAGAGGAATACGTAATTGTAATCCACTGAATATCCGTCGCAGTGCGGCAAAGTGGAAGGGGCTTTGTGCCCA is a genomic window of Xylanibacter ruminicola 23 containing:
- a CDS encoding sigma factor, which translates into the protein MKYKVIINELKETADPNVLAFLKDVENKKRLSCKDRQYYLTRLHEPGVDEIIVNDHIPAIIRVAYSYSQKTKKLTFLDLVGEGVVGVYKFIERYKHRKGANDRLLRRYVIQAIQRVICKQECPLAFCSFDEEDPQLYKDAASDWALASRQNLKVKDVTANERNAYGVRVKRCCASCMFKDMTRATATRYCTKKEHKVNPRDVCDLWKMDELFANLIPGAKTDNNNY
- a CDS encoding DUF3127 domain-containing protein, giving the protein MKTIILRVKKCGVMTTVQSEKSENGMLNKRTLVLQELGGKYENSYVVTTLGNLATIEFAEGELVIANLRFQTREYNGQAFMDVIANEICKIKD